The Candidatus Nitrosymbiomonas proteolyticus genome has a segment encoding these proteins:
- a CDS encoding flagellin-associated protein encodes MSLRINTNIPSIQALRNLETTQNELGGTIQRLSSGLRINTAADDPAGLIISENMRAQLKGIEQAIKNSQDAVNMSKTAEAALDEVQRLLRNVRALTVHSANAAVVDAATLQANQNQIHSTIQSINRIATQTQFGKKKLLDGSAGVMANVTSSANVSSVYVGSTFAGYGVQSGPVTVARVTQGERAQVALAQSFASATALVTVAGSFVINGYSFVSSGSETVQGIVSRINAMSNVTGVTAQIAGSGPVSVQLVQNDFGAQHRIDFFDANSILHTSSSASDAGVDAVFDVSLTTSAGVTTVPFTGGRGPGVSGLRLSDNFGNALTLTETGNANLTGTPSEIAQVTAGSVLFQIGANSDQSSQFAMPVVFANRLGGNAVAGKSLADLDVTSPAGAQEAMKIIDSAIEELAQLRGDLGSFQKNFLESTVRSLGIAQENLTATESQIRDADMASEITQYTRLQILQQSGMAVLAQANQIPQGVLQLLRGG; translated from the coding sequence GTGAGTCTAAGGATCAATACGAACATCCCGTCGATCCAGGCGCTCAGGAACCTGGAAACCACCCAGAATGAGCTGGGCGGCACGATTCAGCGCCTGAGTTCGGGACTGAGAATCAACACGGCGGCCGACGATCCTGCCGGCCTGATCATCAGCGAGAACATGCGCGCGCAGCTCAAGGGAATCGAGCAAGCGATCAAGAACTCCCAAGACGCCGTCAACATGTCGAAGACCGCCGAGGCGGCCCTCGACGAGGTGCAGCGTCTGCTCCGCAATGTCCGAGCGCTGACGGTTCACTCCGCGAACGCAGCGGTCGTCGATGCGGCCACTCTTCAAGCGAATCAGAACCAGATTCACTCGACGATTCAGTCGATCAATCGGATCGCTACGCAAACGCAATTCGGAAAGAAGAAGCTCCTCGATGGATCGGCCGGGGTCATGGCCAACGTCACTTCTTCGGCAAACGTCTCCAGCGTCTACGTTGGCAGCACGTTCGCGGGTTATGGAGTGCAAAGCGGCCCCGTGACTGTGGCCCGCGTGACCCAGGGCGAACGCGCGCAAGTAGCCCTTGCCCAGTCGTTCGCGTCCGCGACAGCCTTGGTAACGGTCGCCGGGTCGTTCGTAATCAACGGGTACTCGTTCGTTAGCTCAGGCTCAGAGACCGTCCAAGGGATCGTCTCCCGAATCAACGCTATGTCGAACGTCACGGGCGTAACGGCTCAGATCGCTGGGTCGGGACCTGTGAGCGTTCAACTCGTTCAAAACGACTTCGGCGCGCAACACCGCATCGACTTCTTCGACGCCAATAGCATTCTCCACACGTCCTCGAGCGCTTCCGACGCAGGCGTCGACGCGGTCTTCGACGTATCCCTAACGACGAGTGCGGGAGTGACGACGGTGCCGTTCACCGGAGGACGCGGACCCGGCGTCTCCGGGTTGCGGCTCAGCGACAACTTCGGCAACGCCTTGACGCTGACCGAAACAGGGAACGCCAATCTCACAGGCACTCCCTCGGAGATCGCCCAAGTGACCGCGGGTTCCGTCCTCTTCCAGATCGGAGCGAACAGCGATCAGTCGTCGCAGTTCGCCATGCCAGTGGTGTTTGCCAACCGATTGGGAGGAAACGCCGTGGCTGGGAAATCTCTGGCCGACCTCGACGTCACCAGCCCCGCGGGCGCGCAAGAGGCGATGAAGATTATCGACAGCGCGATCGAGGAACTGGCGCAGCTTCGCGGCGACCTTGGCTCGTTCCAAAAGAACTTCCTTGAATCCACGGTCCGTTCCCTCGGCATCGCGCAAGAGAACCTCACAGCGACCGAGAGTCAGATTCGAGACGCCGACATGGCGTCTGAGATCACGCAGTACACGCGCCTGCAAATCCTGCAGCAAAGCGGCATGGCCGTCTTGGCTCAGGCCAATCAGATTCCGCAGGGCGTACTCCAGCTTCTCAGGGGTGGATAA
- a CDS encoding glutamine-hydrolyzing asparagine synthase, with protein sequence MCGIVGAISFEVSGFEITSSYIERMRDAMAHRGPDGAGTWISPDRTVGLGHRRLKIIDLSEQAAQPMSNLDGALWITFNGEIYNHAEIRKELQALGHREWKTDHSDTEVILRAYEQWGIECIQKFKGMFAFGLWDGRSRDLWLVRDRMGIKPLYYSCHHGRLVFASEIKALLEDPQQVREVEQEALIPYMAFMSVPAPMTLFKGIHKVPCSRIVSVRPNGSVSVRRYYNPLESREDAGRSEEETASLVLETLRDAVRIRKVSDVPVGVFLSGGIDSSTNAVLFSEGESGPVKTFTVSYDGHYSSYPNESKYAQTVADLVGAEHHEIVLGPDDVLDFLPRMIELQDEAIADPVCVPSYYVSKLARQNGVIVAQVGEGADELFCGYHGWKSALKIAGWNEIPMTGALKRLLLVALDVCGRSRRPHRERLRRGIAGYPVFWTGAEAFGQTEREWLIGEAARPLRRRDAWEFIRPLWQEFQDSPAEKTHLNWMTYSDLNFRLPELLLMRVDKMSMGVSLEARVPFLDHRLVELAFSIPSATRIKEGNLKYILKKAVRGLIPDEIIDRRKQGFGVPLVEWFYGKVGEQAKKDLKAFSKRTGYFDGENACALIDQGEGKRAWYLWNFAKWHERFIES encoded by the coding sequence ATGTGCGGAATTGTTGGCGCGATCAGCTTCGAAGTTTCTGGCTTCGAGATCACTTCCTCCTACATCGAACGTATGCGCGATGCGATGGCGCACCGTGGCCCTGATGGCGCGGGAACTTGGATCAGCCCCGACCGGACGGTCGGGCTGGGCCATCGCAGGCTGAAGATCATCGACCTCTCCGAGCAGGCCGCGCAGCCCATGTCCAACCTGGACGGCGCACTCTGGATTACCTTCAACGGCGAAATCTACAACCACGCCGAGATTCGAAAGGAACTCCAAGCTCTCGGACACCGGGAATGGAAGACCGACCACTCCGACACCGAAGTGATTCTGAGGGCCTATGAACAGTGGGGGATCGAGTGCATACAGAAGTTCAAGGGGATGTTCGCCTTCGGGTTGTGGGATGGCCGCTCGCGAGACCTATGGCTCGTGCGCGACCGGATGGGGATCAAGCCGCTTTACTACTCGTGCCACCATGGACGGCTCGTGTTCGCTTCGGAGATCAAGGCGCTGCTCGAAGACCCTCAGCAGGTTCGCGAGGTCGAGCAAGAGGCGCTGATTCCGTACATGGCGTTCATGAGCGTTCCGGCTCCGATGACGCTTTTCAAGGGAATCCACAAAGTCCCATGTTCTCGGATTGTGAGTGTGCGTCCGAACGGTTCCGTTTCTGTTCGGAGGTACTACAACCCGCTCGAATCCCGCGAAGACGCGGGTCGGTCGGAGGAGGAGACGGCCTCGCTCGTGCTGGAAACGTTGCGCGACGCCGTTCGGATTCGGAAAGTCTCTGACGTTCCGGTGGGGGTCTTTCTTTCAGGCGGGATCGATTCGAGCACGAACGCAGTGTTGTTCTCGGAAGGGGAATCGGGACCGGTTAAGACGTTTACCGTTTCCTACGATGGCCATTACTCCTCCTATCCGAACGAATCGAAGTATGCCCAAACCGTCGCAGACCTGGTGGGCGCGGAACATCATGAGATCGTTCTCGGCCCCGACGACGTCCTCGACTTCCTGCCGCGAATGATCGAGTTGCAGGACGAGGCGATCGCGGACCCCGTGTGCGTCCCGAGCTACTACGTTTCCAAATTGGCGCGTCAGAACGGGGTCATCGTAGCTCAAGTCGGCGAAGGCGCGGACGAGTTGTTTTGCGGATATCACGGCTGGAAATCAGCCCTGAAGATCGCGGGCTGGAACGAGATTCCGATGACGGGCGCGCTGAAGAGGCTCCTGCTCGTGGCGTTGGACGTGTGCGGAAGGTCGAGAAGGCCGCATCGGGAGCGCCTTCGGAGAGGGATCGCGGGGTATCCGGTTTTCTGGACCGGTGCCGAGGCGTTTGGCCAGACCGAGCGCGAATGGCTGATCGGAGAAGCCGCGCGTCCCCTTCGGCGAAGAGACGCCTGGGAGTTCATCCGCCCGCTTTGGCAGGAGTTTCAGGACTCTCCCGCCGAGAAGACCCACCTCAACTGGATGACCTACTCCGACCTGAACTTCCGGTTGCCCGAGTTGCTCCTCATGCGCGTCGACAAAATGAGCATGGGCGTGAGCTTGGAGGCGCGGGTTCCGTTTCTCGACCACCGGCTCGTCGAACTCGCGTTTTCGATCCCTTCAGCCACTCGCATCAAGGAGGGCAATCTGAAGTACATCCTCAAGAAGGCGGTCCGTGGGCTGATTCCCGACGAGATCATCGATCGAAGAAAGCAGGGGTTCGGGGTTCCGCTGGTCGAGTGGTTCTATGGCAAGGTCGGCGAGCAGGCGAAGAAAGATTTGAAGGCGTTCTCGAAGCGCACCGGGTATTTCGACGGTGAGAACGCCTGCGCGCTGATCGACCAAGGCGAGGGCAAGCGAGCCTGGTATCTGTGGAACTTCGCCAAGTGGCACGAACGGTTCATCGAGTCGTAG
- a CDS encoding glycosyl transferase family 1, producing the protein MNLLVVTFSYSPALSPRAFRWTSLAEAWAAEGHQVDVVCSAVRGLPTEEALSGVCVHRVGGGLRQKLTQTASQGPTSVGQPATPAGPIIVAAKAARALYRVAVKPFQWPDYAASWRRLAAHTAKEIVHRRGVDRIVAVSHPFSSLLAGSEVAAETGIPWLADVGDPFSFDEQVPLNNRVLFGARNRKAEREALGRAKAVAVTNDLVRQEYARLFPELAEKLAVIGPLASDLAASEDAEPLFSAEQGKCKLLFTGTVYRDIRSLNPVLAVFKRLVESTSRCEYEIHFAGRLQGCSRCLEPVQDWIGTKVFVHGLVSRERIAATIPGCSALVNIGNSTPYQLPSKVAEYAVSGKPILNFHTRDDDASKCFLKPHPGVCNVLCAEGFSPDQRASEIEAFFAAMAQSPPRPCEEWLDTFRLPYLKARYEELLR; encoded by the coding sequence TTGAATCTCCTCGTCGTGACGTTTTCTTATTCCCCTGCGCTCTCTCCGCGCGCTTTTCGCTGGACATCGCTCGCGGAGGCTTGGGCCGCAGAGGGCCACCAAGTCGATGTAGTCTGTTCCGCAGTACGGGGTCTGCCCACAGAGGAAGCGCTCAGCGGCGTATGCGTCCATCGCGTCGGAGGAGGGCTCCGCCAAAAACTGACTCAAACCGCCTCGCAAGGCCCCACGAGCGTGGGACAGCCCGCTACGCCTGCCGGACCCATCATCGTGGCGGCTAAGGCGGCAAGGGCCCTCTATCGAGTCGCGGTGAAGCCCTTTCAGTGGCCCGACTACGCGGCCTCATGGCGAAGGTTGGCGGCGCACACGGCGAAGGAGATCGTTCACCGGCGCGGTGTCGATCGAATCGTCGCGGTTTCCCACCCGTTTTCTTCGCTCCTCGCGGGCTCGGAAGTCGCGGCCGAGACCGGGATCCCTTGGCTCGCCGACGTTGGCGATCCCTTTTCGTTTGACGAACAAGTGCCGCTCAACAACCGCGTGTTATTTGGCGCAAGAAACCGCAAGGCGGAGCGAGAAGCCTTGGGGCGAGCGAAGGCCGTCGCCGTTACGAACGATCTCGTGAGGCAGGAATACGCGCGCCTGTTTCCGGAACTGGCCGAAAAGCTCGCCGTCATCGGACCGCTCGCTTCTGACCTTGCGGCAAGCGAAGACGCGGAACCCCTCTTCAGCGCGGAACAAGGGAAGTGCAAGCTACTCTTTACCGGCACGGTCTACCGGGACATCCGGAGCCTGAACCCCGTGCTCGCGGTGTTCAAACGGCTCGTCGAGTCGACTTCGAGATGTGAGTACGAAATCCACTTCGCGGGTCGGCTCCAGGGCTGCTCAAGGTGCTTGGAACCTGTCCAGGACTGGATCGGAACGAAGGTGTTCGTACATGGATTGGTGAGTCGGGAACGGATTGCCGCCACGATCCCGGGATGTTCGGCGCTCGTCAACATCGGCAACTCCACCCCCTACCAGCTTCCCAGCAAGGTGGCGGAGTACGCGGTTTCGGGCAAGCCGATCCTCAACTTCCATACGCGGGACGACGATGCGAGCAAGTGCTTCTTGAAACCCCACCCGGGGGTGTGCAACGTTCTATGCGCGGAGGGCTTCTCTCCCGATCAGCGGGCCAGCGAAATCGAAGCGTTCTTCGCAGCTATGGCTCAATCCCCCCCTCGCCCCTGTGAGGAGTGGCTCGACACGTTTCGTTTGCCCTACCTCAAGGCTAGGTACGAGGAGTTGCTGAGGTGA
- a CDS encoding 5'/3'-nucleotidase SurE yields the protein MRILVTNDDGVRAEGLQALVRALEGFGEVKIVAPDHEQSACGHGMTLRRPLRVWPVEWDGHEAYEVDGLPVDCINVGLTVAWPEGCDLILSGINNGPNLGFDVTYSGTVAGAIEGAINGIRSISISMAVFVSGAPYHYETGQAWLKENLPLLLELPNPPLSFFNINVPAIAAAQLRGHRFVAMGKRVYEDRVIRREDPWGRPYYWQGGSVVMSEQQPGTDVEAVRQGYVAITPLSLDWTHPGLLAEIEGK from the coding sequence ATGCGAATTCTGGTCACCAACGACGATGGCGTTCGCGCCGAAGGCTTGCAGGCGCTGGTTCGGGCTCTCGAAGGATTCGGCGAGGTCAAGATCGTTGCGCCCGACCATGAGCAAAGCGCCTGTGGCCATGGGATGACCCTGCGGAGACCGCTCCGAGTCTGGCCGGTCGAGTGGGATGGCCATGAGGCCTACGAAGTGGACGGGCTGCCGGTGGACTGCATCAACGTGGGGCTGACGGTGGCCTGGCCCGAGGGTTGCGATCTGATCCTGAGCGGGATCAACAACGGTCCGAACCTGGGTTTCGACGTCACCTACAGCGGCACGGTAGCCGGCGCTATCGAGGGCGCGATCAACGGGATTCGGTCAATTTCGATCAGCATGGCGGTGTTCGTTAGCGGCGCCCCGTATCACTACGAAACCGGCCAGGCCTGGCTCAAGGAGAATCTGCCGTTGCTGCTCGAATTGCCCAACCCTCCATTGAGTTTCTTCAATATCAACGTCCCCGCGATTGCGGCGGCGCAGTTGCGGGGCCATAGATTCGTCGCCATGGGAAAGAGAGTGTATGAGGACCGAGTCATTCGCCGCGAGGACCCTTGGGGCAGGCCGTACTATTGGCAAGGCGGCAGCGTCGTGATGAGTGAGCAGCAACCGGGCACCGACGTGGAGGCCGTACGACAAGGCTACGTTGCCATCACGCCTCTCTCTCTCGACTGGACTCACCCTGGCTTGCTCGCCGAGATCGAAGGGAAGTAG
- a CDS encoding UDP-N-acetyl-D-mannosamine dehydrogenase, whose product MTTRGSVTTRHAVANVEAAERILVVGLGYIGLPTSLAFTEAGFEVVGFDVNAETVRMLNSGELHIHEAGLQERLDSALEKSSFRATGVPEAADVFIIAVPTPCSDAFRADLSYVRAAAESVAQQIQPGNMVVLESTVPPGTTESIVGEVIRQKTGLSHEDDYDLVHCPERVIPGRIFEEIVGNSRVIGGTTVRATERAAELYSSFVEGKVLTTDARTAEMAKLMENAFRDVNIALANEFRSIAELHGIDVLRAIELANHHPRVHVHQPGIGVGGHCIPVDPWFLISSAPGRSKLLRTARELNASIPLQVSSCVLDRAYSTGAKSLAFYGLAFKPNVDDLRESPAIEVVKHVASHLDPNVRIAVIEPFAESLPEDLSEFSNVEFANARPPEAEFDLHVGLVAHDQLRRQGPPTAELERILDFVGVWGLPRPVVTAGPA is encoded by the coding sequence ATGACGACTCGCGGATCGGTGACGACTCGCCACGCAGTAGCCAACGTTGAAGCGGCCGAACGCATTCTCGTTGTTGGCTTGGGCTACATTGGCCTGCCCACGAGCCTTGCCTTCACGGAAGCCGGGTTCGAAGTGGTTGGGTTCGACGTCAACGCCGAGACCGTTCGCATGTTGAACAGCGGCGAGCTTCACATTCACGAGGCTGGCCTTCAAGAACGCCTCGACTCGGCCCTTGAGAAGTCGTCCTTCCGAGCCACGGGAGTTCCTGAGGCGGCCGACGTCTTTATCATTGCCGTGCCGACCCCCTGCTCCGATGCGTTCCGCGCCGACCTTTCCTACGTCAGAGCCGCCGCGGAGTCGGTAGCCCAGCAGATTCAGCCCGGCAACATGGTCGTACTCGAGAGCACGGTCCCGCCCGGAACCACGGAATCGATCGTAGGCGAGGTGATCCGGCAGAAGACCGGCCTGAGTCATGAAGACGATTACGATCTCGTTCACTGTCCCGAGCGGGTGATCCCGGGCCGGATCTTTGAGGAAATCGTCGGCAACAGCCGCGTGATCGGCGGGACGACCGTACGAGCGACCGAGCGCGCCGCGGAGCTTTACTCCAGCTTCGTCGAGGGCAAGGTCCTGACGACCGATGCCCGCACCGCCGAGATGGCCAAGCTGATGGAAAACGCCTTCCGCGACGTCAACATCGCGCTCGCGAACGAATTCCGGAGCATCGCCGAACTCCATGGGATCGACGTCTTGCGGGCCATCGAACTCGCCAACCACCACCCACGCGTGCACGTCCACCAGCCTGGAATCGGAGTGGGCGGGCACTGCATCCCCGTCGACCCTTGGTTCTTGATATCGTCTGCGCCGGGGCGGTCCAAGCTGCTCCGCACGGCGCGGGAACTCAACGCGTCGATCCCTTTGCAAGTGAGTTCGTGCGTGTTGGACCGCGCGTACTCAACCGGGGCAAAGAGCCTCGCTTTTTATGGTCTTGCCTTCAAGCCCAACGTCGATGACCTGCGGGAATCTCCGGCCATCGAAGTTGTGAAGCATGTTGCCAGCCACCTGGACCCGAACGTTCGTATCGCCGTCATTGAGCCCTTCGCCGAGAGCCTGCCCGAAGACCTGAGCGAGTTCAGCAACGTCGAGTTCGCCAACGCCCGCCCTCCCGAAGCCGAATTCGACCTGCACGTCGGGTTAGTGGCTCACGACCAACTTCGGCGGCAGGGTCCCCCGACCGCGGAGTTGGAGCGGATTCTAGACTTCGTTGGAGTCTGGGGGCTTCCCAGGCCGGTCGTCACGGCGGGACCTGCTTGA
- a CDS encoding glycosyl transferase family 1, whose protein sequence is MRVAVIAPHYLPGTRAGGPVRSIASLVETLGDEIEFFILTHDHDFGTSEPYPGVVRGQPVRVGKASVVYLSEEDFRPKALEARILASEPDALYLNSFFHPLASIGPVLRRKFGGLHGLPLLIAPRGEFAEEALRIKGRKKSGYLALARVLSLYRDVIWQASSEFEAADIHRVVGREAKVRIAHLPPSLPQEAEEAQGESRRQKSAGSLQLIFVGRFAPMKNVEFALSVLAGVEGKVRFELVGPKETEEYWRLCQDAARRLPLNVQVEFAGALPHDEVLRRLNNSHAFLLPTRGENFGHGILEAMSCGCPVVISQNTQWRDLAPRRAGWDLPLSAPGQFTHALQRLADMESDEWLEWSRGAREYARGRTLDADAVEATRRLFLDAARVAPARRSRGSSEVT, encoded by the coding sequence GTGAGAGTCGCCGTAATCGCACCCCATTACCTCCCCGGAACGAGAGCCGGAGGGCCCGTCCGGAGCATCGCGAGCCTCGTCGAGACGCTTGGGGATGAGATCGAGTTCTTCATTCTCACCCACGATCATGACTTTGGGACTTCGGAGCCTTACCCTGGAGTCGTTCGTGGGCAGCCGGTGAGGGTCGGGAAGGCAAGTGTGGTCTATCTTTCTGAGGAGGACTTCCGGCCGAAAGCCCTCGAGGCGAGAATCCTCGCCTCTGAACCCGACGCCCTGTATCTCAACAGCTTCTTTCACCCGCTGGCCTCGATCGGTCCCGTTCTTCGAAGGAAGTTTGGAGGGTTGCACGGTCTGCCTCTCCTCATCGCTCCGAGGGGCGAGTTCGCCGAAGAGGCCCTCCGCATCAAAGGACGCAAGAAATCCGGCTATCTCGCCTTGGCAAGAGTGCTCAGCCTCTATCGCGACGTGATCTGGCAGGCCTCTTCCGAGTTCGAAGCCGCCGACATCCACCGGGTCGTTGGCAGGGAAGCGAAGGTCCGGATCGCCCACCTTCCACCCAGCCTCCCTCAGGAAGCGGAGGAGGCTCAGGGGGAATCGCGGCGACAAAAGTCCGCAGGTTCGCTCCAACTCATCTTCGTGGGCCGTTTCGCCCCGATGAAGAACGTGGAGTTCGCTCTTTCGGTGCTTGCTGGCGTCGAGGGAAAGGTTCGTTTCGAGCTTGTCGGCCCGAAAGAAACGGAGGAGTATTGGCGGCTCTGCCAAGACGCCGCGCGCCGCTTGCCGCTGAACGTACAAGTGGAGTTCGCAGGCGCTTTGCCGCACGACGAGGTCCTGCGCAGACTCAACAATTCTCATGCCTTTCTGTTGCCGACTCGTGGCGAAAACTTCGGCCACGGGATCCTCGAGGCGATGTCTTGCGGGTGTCCGGTGGTCATCAGTCAAAACACCCAATGGCGGGACCTTGCGCCGCGGCGGGCAGGTTGGGACTTGCCGCTTTCGGCCCCTGGCCAGTTCACCCATGCGCTTCAGCGATTGGCCGACATGGAGAGCGACGAGTGGTTGGAATGGTCTCGCGGAGCTCGGGAGTACGCCCGCGGCCGGACCCTCGATGCCGACGCCGTCGAGGCCACGCGAAGGCTCTTCCTCGACGCCGCCCGAGTCGCCCCGGCAAGGCGTTCGCGGGGCTCGTCAGAGGTAACCTAA
- a CDS encoding heparinase II/III-like protein, with protein MRFVSVLRRGFQVPPRILLSKFGERLHNALEAPLRRRQDWQRDTYGGVPEGIRIEYLLPPNTLDDLSELHPGLQHFAGQALAGRMNLLGSGWRSTAFEGPEQRQVPPNTRATSERIEGLKNDRCTRIDWHKDLRSGHRYNPLCWYRDAPIGRPVGAEIKTPWELARCHHLPQFACMARFAEEPATWVRAIEDHLLDFWAANPPRWGVNWRCAMDVGIRIANQLLALDLLHASSCEVRKEVEEEAARAAWLHGEYISSHLEWSPSHRGNHYLADLLGLAACGAYLGGHETPRAWLRFAIHELNAEVLRQFLSDGGGFEGSTCYHRLSAELAVWGLALASATTPEQRQALENADPSGLGRRPWTSNPPPTFQASTGAFWPETLQRLHLARKFAEWLTKPDGRVSQIGDNDSGRAIKLDGAYRESGGSYVEYSLNLEGVVDLLGVVVGVPPTTPGGSVLRALLSKDAFGEPNPPEENPPALDPIDPDQFLHAKSRFPRRTYRFELPERCLRNLRFRAFPEFGVCVWKSDSLFVSFRCGKSDLDGRGGHSHNDQLSIELQVEGKDWIADPGSYLYTSDPSARNRYRSCQAHFVPRVGRSEPNPLDLGLFLLPDRCGGRLLGAGASGAVGGHLGFKFPVWRVVKFVGSTLEVTDIAESESAELEELKFMGNRFLSSVPFSSGYGEASKEGSD; from the coding sequence ATGCGTTTCGTGAGCGTGTTGCGTCGCGGATTCCAAGTCCCTCCGAGGATATTGCTGAGCAAGTTCGGCGAACGGCTTCACAACGCCCTGGAAGCTCCCCTCCGGCGAAGGCAAGACTGGCAGCGCGACACCTATGGCGGCGTCCCCGAAGGAATCCGCATCGAATACCTCTTGCCCCCGAATACTCTCGACGACCTTTCCGAACTGCATCCGGGTCTTCAACACTTCGCCGGACAGGCGCTTGCCGGACGCATGAACCTCTTGGGTTCTGGTTGGCGATCGACCGCCTTCGAGGGCCCTGAACAGCGCCAGGTCCCGCCGAACACGCGGGCCACTTCTGAGAGGATCGAGGGACTCAAGAACGACCGTTGCACGCGGATCGATTGGCACAAGGACCTTCGCTCGGGGCATCGGTACAACCCGCTTTGTTGGTACCGCGACGCTCCGATCGGGCGACCCGTTGGAGCGGAGATCAAGACGCCTTGGGAGTTGGCGCGTTGCCATCACCTCCCCCAGTTCGCCTGCATGGCGCGATTCGCAGAAGAACCCGCGACATGGGTGCGGGCCATCGAGGACCACCTTCTGGACTTCTGGGCGGCGAACCCTCCGCGGTGGGGGGTCAATTGGCGCTGCGCGATGGACGTCGGGATTCGAATCGCCAACCAACTTCTGGCCCTCGACCTCCTGCACGCATCGAGTTGCGAAGTGCGCAAAGAGGTCGAAGAGGAGGCCGCGCGCGCGGCTTGGCTTCACGGCGAGTACATCTCCAGCCACCTCGAATGGAGTCCGTCGCATCGAGGCAACCACTACCTCGCCGACCTTCTCGGGCTGGCTGCGTGCGGAGCTTATCTTGGGGGTCACGAGACCCCGCGGGCTTGGCTGCGCTTCGCCATCCACGAATTGAACGCGGAGGTCCTTCGGCAGTTCCTCTCTGACGGGGGTGGCTTTGAAGGCTCGACGTGCTATCACAGGCTCTCGGCTGAACTGGCCGTATGGGGGCTTGCCCTCGCGAGCGCGACGACCCCCGAACAGAGGCAGGCCCTCGAAAACGCGGACCCGAGCGGGCTGGGTAGGCGACCCTGGACTTCGAACCCTCCCCCCACGTTTCAGGCTTCGACGGGCGCGTTCTGGCCCGAGACCCTGCAGAGGCTTCACCTGGCACGTAAGTTTGCGGAGTGGCTCACCAAGCCGGATGGCCGCGTGTCCCAGATCGGGGACAACGATTCTGGCCGCGCAATCAAACTCGACGGCGCCTACAGAGAGTCGGGCGGATCCTATGTTGAGTACTCGCTGAATCTCGAAGGTGTAGTTGATTTGTTGGGCGTCGTAGTCGGCGTTCCTCCCACGACCCCCGGCGGCAGCGTCTTGCGGGCGCTGCTTTCGAAAGACGCCTTCGGTGAACCTAATCCGCCAGAGGAAAATCCACCGGCGTTGGACCCCATCGACCCCGATCAGTTCCTTCATGCGAAGTCGCGTTTCCCGCGCAGGACGTACCGGTTTGAACTGCCGGAGCGTTGCCTTCGGAATCTCCGGTTTCGGGCGTTTCCCGAATTCGGAGTTTGCGTTTGGAAGAGCGACTCGCTTTTTGTGAGTTTCCGGTGCGGCAAGTCGGACCTCGACGGACGAGGGGGCCATTCGCACAACGACCAACTATCGATCGAGCTCCAGGTCGAGGGAAAGGACTGGATCGCCGATCCCGGGTCGTACCTCTACACGTCGGACCCGTCGGCGCGAAATCGCTACCGGTCGTGCCAGGCGCACTTCGTCCCCCGAGTCGGACGCTCGGAGCCCAACCCGCTCGACTTGGGGTTATTCTTGTTGCCCGATCGGTGCGGGGGCAGGCTCCTCGGCGCGGGAGCCTCCGGCGCAGTCGGCGGACATCTGGGGTTCAAGTTCCCGGTTTGGCGCGTCGTGAAGTTTGTGGGTTCTACGCTCGAAGTGACCGACATCGCCGAATCGGAATCTGCCGAACTCGAAGAACTGAAGTTCATGGGCAACCGCTTCTTGTCATCTGTACCCTTCAGTTCGGGGTACGGCGAGGCTTCGAAGGAGGGTTCGGACTAA